Genomic window (Campylobacter ureolyticus ACS-301-V-Sch3b):
CCTGCTTTTTGGCAAACTTTAAAAGCCTCTTTCATAGTTGAGCCAGTTGTTATCAAATCATCTACCAAGATAACTGGCTTATTAATTTTTTTTAAAATTTTAAAATCTCGCTTGTTTTGAAGTCTAAATTTTAAACTTTTTCCACTATATTTGACATCAGAATTTGCTCTTAAAGCATTATAAACTGGCTTTATTTCGCTTGAATTTAGGGCTTTTGCCAAAATAGCAGTATGAGAATAATCACTTTTAATATTATCATCCAAAGGAATTGCTAAAATTTTTTCATTAAATTTAAAAGTTTTAGCAAATTTTGTAAAACTTAATTTTGCTAAATTTTTATAGATAAAAACTCCGTGTAAATGATGCTTTGAGTGAATTAAGTTTTTAATATCACTATATTTGTAAAACGAATAAACCTTAAAGCCGTTAAATTCTCTTTTAGATAAAGTGTGTTCGCTAAGTATTTTTTTACAACTTTTACAAAAAGTTTTTATACTAAGGCATCTACAATTTAAACATCTCATTTAGGCTTAAAACTCACTTTTTTCTTAAATTTGTTATGCTCTTGCCACCAAGTCCATAATTATCAGTATCAATTTCTTCTATTATGACAACGATTGAGCTTTTATTTTTACCTAAAACCTCATTTATTAAAAGTTCTTTTTGCTCTTTTGTCGGCTCATTATTTTCTTTAGTAACACAAATTTTAACAAATGGCATAATAATTTCTTTTAATCAATCTTTAAAACACTTAAAAATGCCTCGCTTGGCAAGCTTACTTTTCCAACTTGTTTCATTCTTTTTTTACCTTCTTTTTGCTTTTCAAGTAGTTTTCTTTTTCGTGAGATATCTCCACCATAACATTTTGCTGTTACATTTTTGCCCATTGAACGGACATTTTCACGTGCTATTATTTTATTTCCAATACTTGCTTGGATAGCTACTTCAAAAAGCTGTCTTGGAACGATATCTTTCATAGCTTTTACAAGATCTCTTCCTTTGCTTAAAGCCTTATCTCTTGGGACTATTATTGAAAGAGCATCTACATTTTCGCCCGCAACTTTAATATCTAGTTTTACCAAATCACCTGCTCTATAATCACTTACTTCATAATCAAAACTAGCATATCCTTTTGTGCAAGATTTTAGCCTATCATAAAAATCCATAACTATTTCATTCATAGGGATATCATATTCTAAAAGCACTCTTTCAGGTGTTATATAATCCATCTTTGTTTGAATTCCGCGCCGATTGTTTACTAAAGTCATAATGTTACCTAAAAACTCACTTGGAGTTATAATAGTAGCTTTTACATAGGGCTCTTTGATAGCCTCTATCTCATTAATTGGTGGAAGTTCGCTTGGGTTTTGAATTTCAAACATATTTCCATCTGTTTTATAAACTTCATAAGTTACAGTTGGCGCTGTAGCGATTAAATCAAGATCAAACTCTCTTTCAAGTCTTTCTTTTACAACTTCCATGTGAAGTAGTCCCAAAAACCCAACTCTAAACCCAAAACCAAGTGCTGCAGAAGTTTCAGGCTCATAACTTATAGAACTATCATTTAAACTAAGCTTATCAAGCGCATCTCTTAAATCTTCAAATTTATCAGTTTCTATAGGATAAATTCCAGCAAAAACAAAAGGTTTTGCCTTTTCAAAACCTCCAATTGGCTCACTTGCTTTATTTTTAAATAATGTTATAGTATCTCCAACTGCTACATCACTAACTGTTTTAAGACCTAAAACAACGATCCCAACTTCACCACTTTTAAGCTCTTTTGTCTTAATTGGCGCAATTGGATTTGGGTATAAAAGATCTATAACAAGATGTTTTTTGCCAGTTCCCATAACTAAAACTTCATCATTTATTTTTATATTTCCATCATAAATTCTTACTAAAGCTAAAGCTCCTAAATAATTATCAAACCAACTATCATAAATCAAAGCTTTTAAAGGCTTATCATTTGCAACTTTTGGCGCTGGAATCCTCTCAATAATTGCTTTTAAAAGTTCATCTATGCCAAATCCAGTTTTTGCACTTACTTCTATAGCATCACTACAATCAAGCCCAATAACATGCTCAATTTCTTCTTTTACACGCTCGGGGTTTGCCGCTGGAAGATCTATTTTATTTAAAACAGGAATTATCTCAAGGTTGTGCTCAAGTGCAATATAAACATTTGCGATAGTTTGAGCCTGCACACCTTGGCTTGCATCAACCACAAGAATAGCGCCCTCGCAACTTGCAAGGCTTCTACTAACCTCATAACTAAAATCAACATGCCCTGGAGTATCAATTAAATTTATAATATATTTTTTTTTGTTAAGCTCATAGTTTAATCTAACAGATTGAGCCTTTATCGTAATTCCGCGCTCTTTTTCAATATCCATATTGTCCATAACCTGCGAATTCATCTGTCTATCGCTCACCGCACCACATTCTTGTATAATGCGATCAGCCAAAGTGCTTTTTCCGTGATCAATATGAGCTATAATGCTAAAATTTCTAATATTGCTTTCCATCTTTGTCCTGTAAATTTGATTTTTATATTATTTTAGCGAAAATTTTATAAAATAAAAACACAATTTCTTTGTTATTTTTTTAATGTGATAATCTTATATTTGATACTAAATCTACATAACTAGATTATAAATGTCAAAATATAATTTAAATAATATACAAATGTTTTGATAAGATTTAATAATATTTTATAAGTAGCAAAAAGCTACTTATAAATTATGCAAATAGGCTATTTACGCTCTCATCGTGATAAACTCTTCTTATAACTTCGCCAAAAAGTGGAGCAACGCTTATAACTTTTATTTTTTTAAAATTTTGTCCCTTTTCGCAAAGTGGGATTGTATCAGTTACAACAAGTTCATCTAAAGCATCATTTTGTAAATTTTCATAGGCTTTTCCGCTTAAAACTGGATGAGTACAAAAAGCCATTACGCTAGTTGCACCTCTTTCTTTAAAAGCAGCTGCAGCTTTTACTATAGTTCCAGCAGTATCTATAATATCATCTACTAAAATCACATCTTTGCCATTTACATCGCCAATGACATTCATAACTTCACTTTTATTTGCTTCTTCTCTTCTTTTATCAACAATCACCATATCAAGACCAAGTTTTTTTGCTAAACTTCTAGCTCTTGCTACACCACCAACATCTGGGCTTGCCACAATTGGATTTTTAAGATTTTTACTTTTTACATAATCTGTAAAAACAATTGAACCATATAAATTATCAACTGGCTGGTCAAAAAATCCTTGAATTTGTCCAGCGTGCAAATCCATAGTAACAACTCTATCTATTCCAGCAACCTGCATCATATCTGCCACTAATTTTGCAGTAATAGGCACTCTTGGAGCAGCCTTTCTATCTTGTCTTGCATATCCAAAATATGGTAATATCGCAGTTATACTGCTAGCACTGCTTCTTTTTAATGCATCACTTAAAATTAAAAGCTCCATTAAATTTGAATTAGCCGGAGCACAAGTTGGTTGGATGATAAAAACATCTTTTCCTCTTACGCTTTCACCTATTTGAACGCTTATCTCACCATCGCTGAAAGTTTTAATAGAACACTCGCCAAGTGGTAAAGAAAGATATTTAGAAATTTTTTTAGAAAACTCAACATTTGCAGTTCCAGAAAATATTTTATAACCTCGCATAAAAAAACCTTTAAATAAAATTGCCTTATTTTAGCGAAATTAAACTTTAAAACAGAGAAGTTATTCTCTGTTTTTTAAATTTTTAATAAGATCTTATTATTTTAACGGCCTCAACCATATTTTTAAGACTTGGTTTTACCTCTTCCCATTTTCTGGTTTTTAGACCACAATCAGGGTTTATCCAAAGCTTTTCTTTTGGAAGCACTTTTAAAATATTTTCTATTTGTTCTACCAACTCCTCTACGCTTGGCACTCTTGGACTATGAATATCATAAACCCCTGGACCAATTTCTTGTTTATAGCCAACCTCTTTAAAAACTTTTAAAAGTTCATTTCCACTTCTTGCAGTTTCTATGCTTATAACATCAGCATCCATA
Coding sequences:
- a CDS encoding ComF family protein is translated as MRCLNCRCLSIKTFCKSCKKILSEHTLSKREFNGFKVYSFYKYSDIKNLIHSKHHLHGVFIYKNLAKLSFTKFAKTFKFNEKILAIPLDDNIKSDYSHTAILAKALNSSEIKPVYNALRANSDVKYSGKSLKFRLQNKRDFKILKKINKPVILVDDLITTGSTMKEAFKVCQKAGINVLFGLTLADAKE
- a CDS encoding 2-hydroxymuconate tautomerase family protein; its protein translation is MPFVKICVTKENNEPTKEQKELLINEVLGKNKSSIVVIIEEIDTDNYGLGGKSITNLRKK
- the lepA gene encoding translation elongation factor 4, producing MESNIRNFSIIAHIDHGKSTLADRIIQECGAVSDRQMNSQVMDNMDIEKERGITIKAQSVRLNYELNKKKYIINLIDTPGHVDFSYEVSRSLASCEGAILVVDASQGVQAQTIANVYIALEHNLEIIPVLNKIDLPAANPERVKEEIEHVIGLDCSDAIEVSAKTGFGIDELLKAIIERIPAPKVANDKPLKALIYDSWFDNYLGALALVRIYDGNIKINDEVLVMGTGKKHLVIDLLYPNPIAPIKTKELKSGEVGIVVLGLKTVSDVAVGDTITLFKNKASEPIGGFEKAKPFVFAGIYPIETDKFEDLRDALDKLSLNDSSISYEPETSAALGFGFRVGFLGLLHMEVVKERLEREFDLDLIATAPTVTYEVYKTDGNMFEIQNPSELPPINEIEAIKEPYVKATIITPSEFLGNIMTLVNNRRGIQTKMDYITPERVLLEYDIPMNEIVMDFYDRLKSCTKGYASFDYEVSDYRAGDLVKLDIKVAGENVDALSIIVPRDKALSKGRDLVKAMKDIVPRQLFEVAIQASIGNKIIARENVRSMGKNVTAKCYGGDISRKRKLLEKQKEGKKRMKQVGKVSLPSEAFLSVLKID
- a CDS encoding ribose-phosphate pyrophosphokinase, which translates into the protein MRGYKIFSGTANVEFSKKISKYLSLPLGECSIKTFSDGEISVQIGESVRGKDVFIIQPTCAPANSNLMELLILSDALKRSSASSITAILPYFGYARQDRKAAPRVPITAKLVADMMQVAGIDRVVTMDLHAGQIQGFFDQPVDNLYGSIVFTDYVKSKNLKNPIVASPDVGGVARARSLAKKLGLDMVIVDKRREEANKSEVMNVIGDVNGKDVILVDDIIDTAGTIVKAAAAFKERGATSVMAFCTHPVLSGKAYENLQNDALDELVVTDTIPLCEKGQNFKKIKVISVAPLFGEVIRRVYHDESVNSLFA